The proteins below come from a single Necator americanus strain Aroian chromosome V, whole genome shotgun sequence genomic window:
- a CDS encoding hypothetical protein (NECATOR_CHRV.G19371.T1), protein MLIPVCCDRLPIRLEVAVISANGLPIMNKSINSTDAFVEIRFADDVQKTEVVTSLNPRWDSELFPFDTDEKQLVECWLQFRVMDHDTYSANDAIGRVNLDCNIFVEKMRMQELERIDETHVLPIYDTLNGNRGELKFRIKLQLLVETDLRNYVQILSGYQIYSGYKIVEIVGLMHELKSEKDPDYEWLDRIRTPKATNEARQSAIRDALRSAVVSLAHKVNKHQCNLICGYQEYLDVEGSSTDLFTVRVLGTALRIQKVKYAEPCSDRIPFSILTLNEIPGNRQCGIGAIVATRAVHVLEDNDEDPEDTRKSWWNELRSELHQQAVSIGCNVVIGYSEQFTVNDGVALIGCIGTAVVMGHEEEATLVSRNLHADSDRSDKLKETREKQAELNVRQSVLCSRFHTPLQAGRTQFNVTTSVCSVCKSGSVTDFLISTTTCPPPHYLLGPKSFIQVSAAKKISTDPNDADGYAAEISNVLPFADHDLFNTLLGEAKSLNPNANAVFDVICTYSLSDSILVSVVTGVLVRLVCLPRDESVSPSLSNVLSFTSLQRYNDARRFSWGTVREAIRFKQSITPGISLKIPNLKPPNSELSEMSASKNRLGLNTFVGKIRRRQHEKEYVSHMVFERHLSISIGLLDPTLACNSNSIAGMHISPSLSNCLLAKDRCGRMKVLTRWSDVFIREDLTNTIKDSQSVDTFVTNALEERLCMARSVAAIGGDGSLSGGSVGSACNIASALSGLRIASPQFSVSKEHAHMIMLMSCDVNCYE, encoded by the exons ATGCTGATACCAGTATGTTGTGATCGCCTACCAATTCGGCTCGAAGTGGCCGTTATATCAGCCAATGGCCTGCCAATAATGAACAAG TCAATAAACTCCACTGACGCGTTCGTCGAAATACGTTTTGCTGATGACGTGCAGAAGACTGAAGTAGTGACCAGCCTTAATCCAAGGTGGGATAGTGAATTATTTCCATTTGATACCGACGAAAAACAACTAGTTGAATGTTGGCTACAGTTTag AGTGATGGATCACGACACATATTCAGCAAACGATGCAATAGGAAGAGTGAATTTAGATTGCAACATCTTTGTGGAGAAAATGCGAATGCAGGAATTGGAGCGAATTGATGAAACTCATGTCTTACCGATATACGACACTCTTAACG GCAATCGTGGGGAGCTGAAATTTCGCATCAAATTGCAGTTACTTGTGGAAACCGATCTCAGGAATTATGTACAAATTCTATCAG GATATCAAATCTACTCTGGCTATAAAATTGTCGAGATCGTCGGCCTTATGCATGAACTGAAGTCTGAAAAGGACCCAGATTACGAATGGTTAGACAG AATCCGTACCCCTAAGGCCACCAACGAGGCACGGCAGTCGGCTATTCGAGATGCTTTGAGGAGCGCAGTTGTGAGCCTAGCACACAAAGTCAATAAGCATCAATGTAATCTTATATGCGG GTACCAAGAGTACCTAGATGTGGAAGGCTCCTCTACGGACCTCTTTACTGTACGTGTACTAGGTACAGCACTTAGAATACAAAAAGTGAAGTACGCAG aaccgTGCAGCGATCGCATTCCCTTCTCTATTTTGACATTAAACGAGATTCCTGGAAATAG aCAATGTGGCATTGGTGCGATAGTAGCAACTCGAGCAGTGCATGTTTTGGAAGACAATGACGAAGACCCCGAAGATACGAGGAAGAG TTGGTGGAATGAACTTCGATCGGAACTACATCAGCAAGCTGTATCTATTGGTTGCAATGTGGTTATTGGTTATTCAGAACAATTTACAGTTAATGATG gagtGGCATTGATTGGATGTATTGGAACAGCTGTGGTTATGGGACACGAAGAAGAAGCCACTCTCGTGAGTCGTAATTTGCATGCGGATTCAGATCGCAGCGACAAATTAAAG GAAACTCGTGAGAAACAAGCAGAGCTTAATGTAAGGCAGTCGGTGCTTTGTTCAAGGTTTCATACTCCGCTTCAAGCTGGACGGACCCAATTCAATGTAACAACAAGCGTTTGCTCCGTTTGCAA GAGCGGTTCCGTTACGGACTTTTTGATTTCAACTACTACTTGTCCTCCACCGCATTACCTGCTTGGTCCGAAATCGTTTATACAG GTTTCCGCAgccaaaaaaatttcaacggATCCCAATGACGCAGATGGATATGCTGCGGAAATCAGCAAT GTTCTCCCATTTGCCGATCATGACCTCTTCAACACGCTTTTGGGAGAAGCAAAATCTCTTAATCCTAATGCTAACGCAGTGTTTGATGTTATCTGCACGTATTCTTTGTCAGATTCTATATTGGTTTCCGTAGTGACGGGTGTACTTGTACGACTTGTTTGCTTACCA CGCGACGAATCTGTATCACCGTCCTTATCAAACGTGCTTTCGTTTACTAGTCTTCAGCGTTACAACGATGCAAGAAGATTCTCATGGGGAACTGTGCGAGAGGCTATACGATTCAAGCAATCTATTACTCCTGGAATAAGTCTGAAGATTCCTAATCTGAA gCCACCTAACTCAGAGCTCTCTGAGATGTCTGCATCGAAGAATCGCTTAGGGTTGAACACTTTTGTTGGGAAAATTCGTCGACGTCAACACGAAAAGGAGTACGTCAGTCACATGGTCTTTGAGCGCCATCTCAGTATATCAATAGGTCTTTTGGATCCAACACTGGCTTGCAATAGTAACTCg ATTGCCGGTATGCATATTTCTCCAAGCCTAAGTAATTGCCTTTTGGCAAAAGATCGCTGCGGACGCATGAAGGTGTTAACTAGATGGAGTGATGTTTTCATAAG AGAGGACCTTACCAACACCATAAAAGATTCACAGTCAGTGGATACTTTTGTGACGAACGCCCTAGAAGAAAGATTGTGTATGGCGAGATCTGTGGCAGCGATAGGTGGAGATGGGAGTCTAAGCGGTGGTAGCGTGGGGAGCGCGTGCAACATCGCTTCTGCTCTCTCTGGTCTTCGGATCGCCAGTCCTCAGTTCAGCGTATCGAAGGAACACGCACATATGATTATGTTGATGAGTTGTGATGTGAATTGTTACGAATGA
- a CDS encoding hypothetical protein (NECATOR_CHRV.G19377.T1) yields the protein MVVSHFTVPVPVNCALFPIRKSNIDSIMQLFHLLTTTGALLLLDCNTRAAELNLCDAKGTLQCENYQTCCLFANGEHGCCPFTIANCCPSTNFCCPAGFRCGDSNCLRIDL from the exons ATGGTGGTAAGTCACTTCACTGTTCCAGTTCCCGTCAACTGTGCTCTTTTCCCGAtaagaaaatcaaatattgATTCGATCATGCAACTTTTCCACTTGCTCACTACTACTGGCG cCCTTCTTCTATTAGACTGCAACACAAGAGCAGCAGAACTGAATTTATGCGATGCAAAAGGAACATTGCAGTGCGAAAACTATCAAACTTGTTGTTTGTTCGCAAATGGTGAACATG GGTGCTGTCCATTCACGATTGCAAATTGTTGTCCTTCGACCAATTTTTGTTGTCCGGCTGGGTTTCGCTGTGGGGATAGCAATTGCCTTAGGATAGATTTGTGA
- a CDS encoding hypothetical protein (NECATOR_CHRV.G19376.T1), translating to MSSVTCMLKITDNYEKDIQERCTTATSTFSSLTKCLCSTPNASEVKLRVYLFAVRAIMMYGSEMVETETKPVRRLLGCVWPRVCQNEDLYEEIDVVYLRKAHGSYQHSY from the coding sequence atgagttctgttacttgTATGCTGAAGATCACCGATAACTACGAAAAAGATATTCAGGAAAGATGCACTACGGCCACTTCCACATTTagctccttaacgaaatgcctgtgttCGACGCCTAACGCCAGTGAAGTCAAgttgcgagtctacctattcgCAGTTCGggccatcatgatgtacggatcggagatgGTCGAGACGGAAACGAAGCCAGTTAGACGGCTGCTCGGCTGCGTTTGGCCTAGAGTGTGTCagaatgaagatctttacgaggaaatcgatgtggtgtaccTGCGGAAAGCACATGGAAGTTATCAACATTCATATTAA
- a CDS encoding hypothetical protein (NECATOR_CHRV.G19375.T2): protein MYQDVVQNIQQKRRVRVGDCDESNENLSTSEGRKAWLALGWFPTIDSAVTAESPTDYTTPTSESLTQAANEEEGLDVICYEKTADLGGLWNYRPGQKNIGGTVMATTVVNTSKEMMAYSDFPPPEDWPNFMHHSKVNEYLHMYAEHFGLIEHIRFNAVVTYITEEDGGYRVELEDGAVEHFEKVMLCTGHHAEPLHPQLRDVEKFKGRIMHARDFQDSKGFEGKNVFLLGIGNSALDIAVDLAKIAKSVTISTRRGTWIFNKIAAGGMPYDTLYMTRWYDWLMDAIPWTVANDFMEHLVQQRMDHDLYGLRPNHRFFQQHPTVNDSLCNLICTGYISVADDFDTFTADKVIVKNGRSYDCDVFITCTGYTFGFPYLDRKILHIEHHEVPLYKFVFPPNNDNLAVIGMIQPIGSIVPISEMQARWVIQVFLGKVALPSKQAMLDDIAEKRVQMKRRYFQSEKHTIQVDYVKYMDEISSIIGCKPNISKFMWSDPRFALRLFMGANVPYVYRLEGPHKWDNAEDVIRTVPYRVKKPLKARECRMRRHKRRGLIDEYFRYVSMKWIAGWSSFIFMAGLMAFCSGTGGMSTFAYCCYVVMFFAIFSFMLLWFDLQYDMTTIL, encoded by the exons ATGTATCAAGACGTGGTGCAGAACATACAACAGAAGCGCAGAGTTCGGGTAGGAGATTGCG ACGAGTCTAATgaaaatttatcgacctcggaaggacgaaaagcttggttggcactagggtggTTTCCAACCATAGATAGTGCAGTCACAGCAGAATCTCCCACcgactacactacacccacctcG GAGTCTCTGACTCAAGCAGCAAATGAGG AAGAGGGTCTTGATGTTATCTGCTATGAGAAGACGGCAGATCTGGGCGGATTGTGGAACTATAGACCCGGACAGAAGAAT ATAGGCGGTACTGTAATGGCTACGACTGTTGTGAACACTTCAAAGGAGATGATGGCTTATTCTGATTTTCCGCCTCCAGAAGACTGGCCGAACTTCATGCACCACTCAAAG GTAAATGAGTACTTGCACATGTACGCTGAACATTTTGGATTGATCGAACATATACGATTTAACGCAGTTGTGACATAT ATAACTGAAGAGGATGGCGGCTATAGGGTGGAATTAGAAGACGGTGCAGTGGAACATTTCGAGAAAGTAATGCTCTGCACTGGACATCACGCTGAACCTCTACATCCTCAGCTGAGAG atgttgaaaaatttaaaggtCGTATCATGCACGCGCGTGATTTCCAAGACAGTAAAGGGtttgaggggaaaaatgtGTTTCTCCTCGGCATAGGAAACTCTGCCCTTGACATAGCGGTCGACTTGGCAAAAATCGCTAAATCA GTTACAATTTCAACCAGACGTGGAACATggatttttaataaaatagcAGCAGGAGGCATGCCCTATGACACACTCTATATGACAAG ATGGTATGATTGGCTGATGGATGCAATACCGTGGACCGTAGCTAATGATTTCATGGAACATCTTGTTCAACAACGAATGGATCATGATTTGTATGGACTGAGGCCAAATCACAG atttttccaaCAACACCCCACAGTCAACGACTCGTTGTGTAACCTTATTTGTACTGGTTACATATCAGTAGCC GACGATTTTGACACATTTACTGCTGACAAAGTGATTGTAAAGAATGGAAGAAGTTACGATTGCGACGTGTTCATCACCTGCACCGGTTACACTTTTGGTTTCCCATATTTGGACAGGAAAATTTTACATATTGAG CATCATGAAGTTCCTCTCTACAAATTCGTCTTTCCACCAAATAATGACAACTTAGCAGTGATTGGCATGATTCAGCCTATCGGAAGCATTGTTCCGATCTCTGAAATGCAG GCACGCTGGGTCATCCAGGTGTTTCTTGGGAAAGTGGCCTTACCATCTAAACAAGCTATGCTTGACGATATAGCAGAGAAAAGAGTACAGATGAAAAGGAGATATTTCCAAAGTGAGAAACATACAATTCAG GTAGACTACGTGAAATATATGGATGAAATCTCTTCCATTATTGGATGTAAGCCAAATATTTCTAAG tttatgtGGTCTGATCCTCGTTTCGCATTACGACTTTTCATGGGCGCTAATGTGCCGTACGTCTATCGTTTGGAGGGACCGCATAAGTGGGACAATGCCGAGGACGTTATTCGGACTGTCCCGTACCGCGTGAAAAAGCCACTCAAAGCAAGAGAATGCAGGATGCGGAGACATAAACGTCGAGGACTCATC GACGAATACTTCCGTTACGTGAGCATGAAGTGGATCGCTGGTTGgtcatcatttattttcatggcCGGTCTAATGGCCTTCTGCTCAGGAACGGGTGGAATGTCCACATTTGCCTATTGCTGCTACGTTgtgatgttctttgccatattTTCGTTCATGTTGTTATGGTTTGATCTGCAATATGACATGACAACTATTCTATGA
- a CDS encoding hypothetical protein (NECATOR_CHRV.G19374.T1) has product MNMIPMCELPSASSLSISPHLLLLGLRVVCDTGTGHYLLYALLASHTYHHSERPAKARELSKNDVLAQNEVKDIILLIKITFYVKSCKLFATIFGGRECTSFATFYRYLWLYSSLAKQLQFLLKKAVYECKLEEKARQLIKTSLQMKAE; this is encoded by the exons ATGAACATGATTCCGATGTGCGAACTCCCAAGCGCCTCCTCTCTATCAATATCCCCTCATTTGTTGTTGCTTGGACTACGAGTTGTTTGTGATACTGGTACTggtcattatttattgtatgcACTGTTAGCATCTCATACATATCACCattctgaacgtccggctaaagcccgagagttatcaaagaatgatgttttagcgCAAAATGaggtgaaagacatcatcctactgataaagataacgttctacgtcaaatcatgtaaactgttcgctactat CTTCGGAGGACGTGAATGTACATCATTTGCAACCTTCTATCGGTACCTGTGGTTATATTCTTCTCTTGCGAAGCAACTTCAGTTCTTGCTTAAGAAAGCA GTATATGAGTGCAAGCTCGAAGAAAAAGCTCGCCAACTTATAAAAACGTCATTACAAATGAAAGCGGAGTAA
- a CDS encoding hypothetical protein (NECATOR_CHRV.G19375.T1) has protein sequence MRVCVVGAGVSGLPSIKACLEEGLDVICYEKTADLGGLWNYRPGQKNIGGTVMATTVVNTSKEMMAYSDFPPPEDWPNFMHHSKVNEYLHMYAEHFGLIEHIRFNAVVTYITEEDGGYRVELEDGAVEHFEKVMLCTGHHAEPLHPQLRDVEKFKGRIMHARDFQDSKGFEGKNVFLLGIGNSALDIAVDLAKIAKSVTISTRRGTWIFNKIAAGGMPYDTLYMTRWYDWLMDAIPWTVANDFMEHLVQQRMDHDLYGLRPNHRFFQQHPTVNDSLCNLICTGYISVADDFDTFTADKVIVKNGRSYDCDVFITCTGYTFGFPYLDRKILHIEHHEVPLYKFVFPPNNDNLAVIGMIQPIGSIVPISEMQARWVIQVFLGKVALPSKQAMLDDIAEKRVQMKRRYFQSEKHTIQVDYVKYMDEISSIIGCKPNISKFMWSDPRFALRLFMGANVPYVYRLEGPHKWDNAEDVIRTVPYRVKKPLKARECRMRRHKRRGLIDEYFRYVSMKWIAGWSSFIFMAGLMAFCSGTGGMSTFAYCCYVVMFFAIFSFMLLWFDLQYDMTTIL, from the exons ATGAGGGTTTGCGTGGTAGGGGCAGGAGTCTCTGGCCTACCATCAATTAAAGCATGCTTAGAAGAGGGTCTTGATGTTATCTGCTATGAGAAGACGGCAGATCTGGGCGGATTGTGGAACTATAGACCCGGACAGAAGAAT ATAGGCGGTACTGTAATGGCTACGACTGTTGTGAACACTTCAAAGGAGATGATGGCTTATTCTGATTTTCCGCCTCCAGAAGACTGGCCGAACTTCATGCACCACTCAAAG GTAAATGAGTACTTGCACATGTACGCTGAACATTTTGGATTGATCGAACATATACGATTTAACGCAGTTGTGACATAT ATAACTGAAGAGGATGGCGGCTATAGGGTGGAATTAGAAGACGGTGCAGTGGAACATTTCGAGAAAGTAATGCTCTGCACTGGACATCACGCTGAACCTCTACATCCTCAGCTGAGAG atgttgaaaaatttaaaggtCGTATCATGCACGCGCGTGATTTCCAAGACAGTAAAGGGtttgaggggaaaaatgtGTTTCTCCTCGGCATAGGAAACTCTGCCCTTGACATAGCGGTCGACTTGGCAAAAATCGCTAAATCA GTTACAATTTCAACCAGACGTGGAACATggatttttaataaaatagcAGCAGGAGGCATGCCCTATGACACACTCTATATGACAAG ATGGTATGATTGGCTGATGGATGCAATACCGTGGACCGTAGCTAATGATTTCATGGAACATCTTGTTCAACAACGAATGGATCATGATTTGTATGGACTGAGGCCAAATCACAG atttttccaaCAACACCCCACAGTCAACGACTCGTTGTGTAACCTTATTTGTACTGGTTACATATCAGTAGCC GACGATTTTGACACATTTACTGCTGACAAAGTGATTGTAAAGAATGGAAGAAGTTACGATTGCGACGTGTTCATCACCTGCACCGGTTACACTTTTGGTTTCCCATATTTGGACAGGAAAATTTTACATATTGAG CATCATGAAGTTCCTCTCTACAAATTCGTCTTTCCACCAAATAATGACAACTTAGCAGTGATTGGCATGATTCAGCCTATCGGAAGCATTGTTCCGATCTCTGAAATGCAG GCACGCTGGGTCATCCAGGTGTTTCTTGGGAAAGTGGCCTTACCATCTAAACAAGCTATGCTTGACGATATAGCAGAGAAAAGAGTACAGATGAAAAGGAGATATTTCCAAAGTGAGAAACATACAATTCAG GTAGACTACGTGAAATATATGGATGAAATCTCTTCCATTATTGGATGTAAGCCAAATATTTCTAAG tttatgtGGTCTGATCCTCGTTTCGCATTACGACTTTTCATGGGCGCTAATGTGCCGTACGTCTATCGTTTGGAGGGACCGCATAAGTGGGACAATGCCGAGGACGTTATTCGGACTGTCCCGTACCGCGTGAAAAAGCCACTCAAAGCAAGAGAATGCAGGATGCGGAGACATAAACGTCGAGGACTCATC GACGAATACTTCCGTTACGTGAGCATGAAGTGGATCGCTGGTTGgtcatcatttattttcatggcCGGTCTAATGGCCTTCTGCTCAGGAACGGGTGGAATGTCCACATTTGCCTATTGCTGCTACGTTgtgatgttctttgccatattTTCGTTCATGTTGTTATGGTTTGATCTGCAATATGACATGACAACTATTCTATGA
- a CDS encoding hypothetical protein (NECATOR_CHRV.G19373.T1): MFKTASEVCTGNQERHESRRLALKIACANGHTEPKLELDDSENGFKKLLVESDEDIMETTENDYIFNDALVMPNVHGDNTALASAASEADSGINRLFVECSGVAGKTRNGDMLIKGSIPRM, translated from the exons atgttcaaaaccgctagtgaagtatgcactggcaaccaagaacgacacgaatcacgaagactagccttgaaaatcgcatgtgccaatggccataca GAGCCAAAGTTAGAGTTAGACGATTCGGAGAATGGTTTCAAAAAACTACTAGTTGAATCTGATGAAGATATAATGGAAACTACAGAAAATGATTATATCTTCAATGATGCATTAGTGATGCCT AATGTGCATGGAGATAATACTGCATTAGCATCAGCAGCTAGCGAAGCAGACTCGGGAATTAACCGACTTTTCGTGGAGTGCTCAG GAGTGGCTGGAAAGACAAGAAACGGAGACATGCtcattaaaggcagtataccacgaatgtag
- a CDS encoding hypothetical protein (NECATOR_CHRV.G19376.T2), protein MLKITDNYEKDIQERCTTATSTFSSLTKCLCSTPNASEVKLRVYLFAVRAIMMYGSEMVETETKPVRRLLGCVWPRVCQNEDLYEEIDVVYLRKAHGSYQHSY, encoded by the coding sequence ATGCTGAAGATCACCGATAACTACGAAAAAGATATTCAGGAAAGATGCACTACGGCCACTTCCACATTTagctccttaacgaaatgcctgtgttCGACGCCTAACGCCAGTGAAGTCAAgttgcgagtctacctattcgCAGTTCGggccatcatgatgtacggatcggagatgGTCGAGACGGAAACGAAGCCAGTTAGACGGCTGCTCGGCTGCGTTTGGCCTAGAGTGTGTCagaatgaagatctttacgaggaaatcgatgtggtgtaccTGCGGAAAGCACATGGAAGTTATCAACATTCATATTAA
- a CDS encoding hypothetical protein (NECATOR_CHRV.G19374.T2), which translates to MSLLIIISYNSSRSPYLFRIGQAPQRKHKESLKGDFYRYLWDKQLQFLLKKAVYECKLEEKARQLIKTSLQMKAE; encoded by the exons ATGTCCCTTCTTATTATCATTTCGTATAACAGCAGCAGAAGTCCATATCTTTTTCGAATTGGTCAAGCGCCGCAGAGGAAGCACAAAGAATCCTTGAAA GGCGATTTCTACCGATATCTATGGGATAAG CAACTTCAGTTCTTGCTTAAGAAAGCA GTATATGAGTGCAAGCTCGAAGAAAAAGCTCGCCAACTTATAAAAACGTCATTACAAATGAAAGCGGAGTAA
- a CDS encoding hypothetical protein (NECATOR_CHRV.G19372.T1) has product MDGWVDGSGWRRIHNCDNIAVRHGAVDGKRCEEDGTSLKFVERVELALVTENGRKYMERHEHRVLVFEDTFNVTRDAFDLAN; this is encoded by the exons ATGGATGGGTGGGTGGATGGAAGTGGATGGCGCCGAATTCACAACTGCGA taATATCGCCGTGCGCCATGGTGCAGTTGACGGTAAAAGATGTGAAGAAGATGGAACTTCTTTGAA ATTTGTTGAGCGTGTTGAGCTTG CATTGGTCAcggaaaatggaagaaagtaCATGGAACGCCATGAACATCGCGTGCTAGTGTTCGAGGACACCTTCAACGTAACTCGGGATGCGTTCGATTTAGCCAACTAG
- a CDS encoding hypothetical protein (NECATOR_CHRV.G19371.T2), with product MLIPVCCDRLPIRLEVAVISANGLPIMNKSINSTDAFVEIRFADDVQKTEVVTSLNPRVMDHDTYSANDAIGRVNLDCNIFVEKMRMQELERIDETHVLPIYDTLNGNRGELKFRIKLQLLVETDLRNYVQILSGYQIYSGYKIVEIVGLMHELKSEKDPDYEWLDRIRTPKATNEARQSAIRDALRSAVVSLAHKVNKHQCNLICGYQEYLDVEGSSTDLFTVRVLGTALRIQKVKYAEPCSDRIPFSILTLNEIPGNRQCGIGAIVATRAVHVLEDNDEDPEDTRKSWWNELRSELHQQAVSIGCNVVIGYSEQFTVNDGVALIGCIGTAVVMGHEEEATLVSRNLHADSDRSDKLKETREKQAELNVRQSVLCSRFHTPLQAGRTQFNVTTSVCSVCKSGSVTDFLISTTTCPPPHYLLGPKSFIQVSAAKKISTDPNDADGYAAEISNVLPFADHDLFNTLLGEAKSLNPNANAVFDVICTYSLSDSILVSVVTGVLVRLVCLPRDESVSPSLSNVLSFTSLQRYNDARRFSWGTVREAIRFKQSITPGISLKIPNLKPPNSELSEMSASKNRLGLNTFVGKIRRRQHEKEYVSHMVFERHLSISIGLLDPTLACNSNSIAGMHISPSLSNCLLAKDRCGRMKVLTRWSDVFIREDLTNTIKDSQSVDTFVTNALEERLCMARSVAAIGGDGSLSGGSVGSACNIASALSGLRIASPQFSVSKEHAHMIMLMSCDVNCYE from the exons ATGCTGATACCAGTATGTTGTGATCGCCTACCAATTCGGCTCGAAGTGGCCGTTATATCAGCCAATGGCCTGCCAATAATGAACAAG TCAATAAACTCCACTGACGCGTTCGTCGAAATACGTTTTGCTGATGACGTGCAGAAGACTGAAGTAGTGACCAGCCTTAATCCAAG AGTGATGGATCACGACACATATTCAGCAAACGATGCAATAGGAAGAGTGAATTTAGATTGCAACATCTTTGTGGAGAAAATGCGAATGCAGGAATTGGAGCGAATTGATGAAACTCATGTCTTACCGATATACGACACTCTTAACG GCAATCGTGGGGAGCTGAAATTTCGCATCAAATTGCAGTTACTTGTGGAAACCGATCTCAGGAATTATGTACAAATTCTATCAG GATATCAAATCTACTCTGGCTATAAAATTGTCGAGATCGTCGGCCTTATGCATGAACTGAAGTCTGAAAAGGACCCAGATTACGAATGGTTAGACAG AATCCGTACCCCTAAGGCCACCAACGAGGCACGGCAGTCGGCTATTCGAGATGCTTTGAGGAGCGCAGTTGTGAGCCTAGCACACAAAGTCAATAAGCATCAATGTAATCTTATATGCGG GTACCAAGAGTACCTAGATGTGGAAGGCTCCTCTACGGACCTCTTTACTGTACGTGTACTAGGTACAGCACTTAGAATACAAAAAGTGAAGTACGCAG aaccgTGCAGCGATCGCATTCCCTTCTCTATTTTGACATTAAACGAGATTCCTGGAAATAG aCAATGTGGCATTGGTGCGATAGTAGCAACTCGAGCAGTGCATGTTTTGGAAGACAATGACGAAGACCCCGAAGATACGAGGAAGAG TTGGTGGAATGAACTTCGATCGGAACTACATCAGCAAGCTGTATCTATTGGTTGCAATGTGGTTATTGGTTATTCAGAACAATTTACAGTTAATGATG gagtGGCATTGATTGGATGTATTGGAACAGCTGTGGTTATGGGACACGAAGAAGAAGCCACTCTCGTGAGTCGTAATTTGCATGCGGATTCAGATCGCAGCGACAAATTAAAG GAAACTCGTGAGAAACAAGCAGAGCTTAATGTAAGGCAGTCGGTGCTTTGTTCAAGGTTTCATACTCCGCTTCAAGCTGGACGGACCCAATTCAATGTAACAACAAGCGTTTGCTCCGTTTGCAA GAGCGGTTCCGTTACGGACTTTTTGATTTCAACTACTACTTGTCCTCCACCGCATTACCTGCTTGGTCCGAAATCGTTTATACAG GTTTCCGCAgccaaaaaaatttcaacggATCCCAATGACGCAGATGGATATGCTGCGGAAATCAGCAAT GTTCTCCCATTTGCCGATCATGACCTCTTCAACACGCTTTTGGGAGAAGCAAAATCTCTTAATCCTAATGCTAACGCAGTGTTTGATGTTATCTGCACGTATTCTTTGTCAGATTCTATATTGGTTTCCGTAGTGACGGGTGTACTTGTACGACTTGTTTGCTTACCA CGCGACGAATCTGTATCACCGTCCTTATCAAACGTGCTTTCGTTTACTAGTCTTCAGCGTTACAACGATGCAAGAAGATTCTCATGGGGAACTGTGCGAGAGGCTATACGATTCAAGCAATCTATTACTCCTGGAATAAGTCTGAAGATTCCTAATCTGAA gCCACCTAACTCAGAGCTCTCTGAGATGTCTGCATCGAAGAATCGCTTAGGGTTGAACACTTTTGTTGGGAAAATTCGTCGACGTCAACACGAAAAGGAGTACGTCAGTCACATGGTCTTTGAGCGCCATCTCAGTATATCAATAGGTCTTTTGGATCCAACACTGGCTTGCAATAGTAACTCg ATTGCCGGTATGCATATTTCTCCAAGCCTAAGTAATTGCCTTTTGGCAAAAGATCGCTGCGGACGCATGAAGGTGTTAACTAGATGGAGTGATGTTTTCATAAG AGAGGACCTTACCAACACCATAAAAGATTCACAGTCAGTGGATACTTTTGTGACGAACGCCCTAGAAGAAAGATTGTGTATGGCGAGATCTGTGGCAGCGATAGGTGGAGATGGGAGTCTAAGCGGTGGTAGCGTGGGGAGCGCGTGCAACATCGCTTCTGCTCTCTCTGGTCTTCGGATCGCCAGTCCTCAGTTCAGCGTATCGAAGGAACACGCACATATGATTATGTTGATGAGTTGTGATGTGAATTGTTACGAATGA